The genomic DNA ATTACGTGAATTTTCTCAGGGGGTAACATGTTCGTTGGGATGGATCACGGTACCACTGCGATACGATTCGGAACGGATGATGGACGTGTTTTTGAGTTGTCGCGAGAGTGTGCCAAAACCATGCCTGACCCCCTACTGCTGGAGAGCATCCTGAGCGGTCTGGGGATTAAAGCAGAAGACATAGAACTTTTTGCAATCAGTTACTCGATGGGCGATGGTATCTCTGAAATTACCGACATGGAACGAGTGACTAACAGAGGCGTTGTTAAGATGGGTGTCGCTGGAATCCACATTGGGGGGGGAACACATGTCTTTGATGTCATCAAGAGGTCGGGCATACCTGCAATCGTGATACCTGGCATACATGCTAGGAGCGATATCGATAGAAGAATGAAGATGTTCTCGCACGGAGCAAGCCCAGAAAAAGTGGGCATTGCATATCATGCCCATTTACAGGGCTATAACACTTTCATCGTATCAGACGTAAGCTCAAACACCGTTACTGTGGGAGTGGTGGATGGGGATATAGTCGGTGCCTTAGACGCATGTATTTTTGCGCCAGGAATGCTCCAGGGTCCGCTTGACCTGGATGCAATTCGGGATATCGAGGCAGGCAAGATAAGCGCAAACTGGGCCTTCTCCCAAAGCGGCGTATTAAAACACACAAACTTTAGTAGTGTGGAGGAATTACTGAGCGCAGAGAATGAAAGCTCCAGACTGGCATTAGAAAGGATAGCGCTCTTCGCAGCGATGGAAATAGCTGGCATGCGGATACTTGTTAACGAACATTCATCTTGTGAAGCAATATTCCTGAGTGGCGGGATGGACAAGGTGAGAAAGACGGTTGAAGAGCTTCTTGATACTGAAATAATCGGTTTAGACAAGTGGACCGCTGCAATTGGGTGTGCCGAAATAGCCAGAGATGTTTACAGAGGCAAAAAAGAGGTCTTGGGAATCAAAGTTGACTGGAGTCCCACAAATAAATTTAAATAAATTCATGCCAGAATTGATTAGCGGCGTCATGGAGAGGTCATGAAAGAAATACGAATACACGGAAGGGGCGGACAAGGAGTCGTTACGAGCGCGGAACTGCTCGCCTCAGCAGCTTTTAATGATGGAAAATTCAGTCAGGCATTCCCATTTTTTGGCTTTGAACGAAGGGGTGCACCTATCGTATCTTTTGTAAGAATAGATGACTCGCCTATACGATTGAGAAGTCATATCTACAATCCAGACTATGTGATCGTCCAAGATCCCACACTGCTCGATGTGGAGGATGTTACATCGGGTTTGAAGCCAGAAGGCATGGTGATCGCCAACACCGAAAAAGAGCCGGAAAAACTGGGGCTGAAAGCTGAAATCAGGGTAAGGACGATTAATGCAACGAAGATCGCAATGGAGACCTTAGGACAGCCAATCATGAATACTGCTTTAATTGGCGCTTTTGCAGGAGCCACCGGAGAGGTTTCTGTGGGATCGATTAAATGTGCCGTTACAAGTCGTTTTCCAGGTAAAATAGGAGTGAAGAATGCAGAAGCAGTGCAAAAAGCCTATGACAGGATGAAAGGGCAGATAAAATGAAACTGAGCATAGGTGCCATGGCAGAGCCTGGAAGTACGAGGATTAACAAAACTGGTTCATGGCGGACGTTTAAGCCCATCATCAACGTGGAAGCATGCATCGGTTGTGGAACGTGCAGTATGCTCTGCCCAGAAGGCACGATATACAAAGTAGGTGACGAGTATATCATAGACTACGACTACTGCAAGGGATGCGGAATCTGTGCGCATGAATGCCCGGTAAAAGCCATAGAAATGGTCATGGAGGAGGAATAGTCTT from Methanocellales archaeon includes the following:
- a CDS encoding methanogenesis marker 12 protein encodes the protein MFVGMDHGTTAIRFGTDDGRVFELSRECAKTMPDPLLLESILSGLGIKAEDIELFAISYSMGDGISEITDMERVTNRGVVKMGVAGIHIGGGTHVFDVIKRSGIPAIVIPGIHARSDIDRRMKMFSHGASPEKVGIAYHAHLQGYNTFIVSDVSSNTVTVGVVDGDIVGALDACIFAPGMLQGPLDLDAIRDIEAGKISANWAFSQSGVLKHTNFSSVEELLSAENESSRLALERIALFAAMEIAGMRILVNEHSSCEAIFLSGGMDKVRKTVEELLDTEIIGLDKWTAAIGCAEIARDVYRGKKEVLGIKVDWSPTNKFK
- a CDS encoding pyruvate ferredoxin oxidoreductase subunit gamma; protein product: MKEIRIHGRGGQGVVTSAELLASAAFNDGKFSQAFPFFGFERRGAPIVSFVRIDDSPIRLRSHIYNPDYVIVQDPTLLDVEDVTSGLKPEGMVIANTEKEPEKLGLKAEIRVRTINATKIAMETLGQPIMNTALIGAFAGATGEVSVGSIKCAVTSRFPGKIGVKNAEAVQKAYDRMKGQIK
- a CDS encoding 4Fe-4S binding protein produces the protein MKLSIGAMAEPGSTRINKTGSWRTFKPIINVEACIGCGTCSMLCPEGTIYKVGDEYIIDYDYCKGCGICAHECPVKAIEMVMEEE